A stretch of Henckelia pumila isolate YLH828 chromosome 4, ASM3356847v2, whole genome shotgun sequence DNA encodes these proteins:
- the LOC140861713 gene encoding uncharacterized protein: MAPRRPLRRNQPPLTPPLIENPPPVITPQTDQGSTGVNEFDATATPMETLLKRFRSFRQHTLTGTENSVACESWIDDIDELFDSLDYTDDRRIRLISHQLQGVAKSLWTTTRRANKSRGTAVTWNLFKTEFFKRFFPVSYRKEKGAEFANLKQENLNIEDYVSKFDSLLKFAPHVANDEEAKADHFINDLNPQIFTLVNTGRPNNFADAMNQEKGAEAGFLMQRGNQSAPQPQ, translated from the coding sequence atggcacctcgacgaccCTTGAGAAGGAaccaaccacctttgactcctcctttgATTGAGAATCCACCGCCAGTGATAACTCCTCAGActgatcagggtagtactggaGTGAATGAGTTTGATGCTACTGCAACTccgatggagactctattgaagagatttcgatcGTTTCGACAGCATACTTTGACTGGTACCGAAAACTCCGTTGCTTGTGAGAGTTGGATTGATGACATTGATGAACTCTTTGATTCCCTcgactacaccgatgaccgcagaatcagatTGATCAGTCACCAAttgcagggtgttgctaagagcTTGTGGACGACTACCAGAAGAGCGAATAAGAGCCGAGGCACCGCTGTTACTTGGAATttgttcaagactgaattctttaagaggttctttcctgtctcgtacCGCAAGGAAAaaggtgccgaatttgcgaatttAAAGCAGGAAAATCTGAAtattgaggactatgtgagcaagtttgacagtcttttgaagtttgcacctCATGTCGCAAACGACGaagaagccaaggccgaccacTTCATCAACGACCTGAATCCTCAGATTTTCACTTTGGTCAATACTGGAAGACCCAATAATTTTGCAGATGCTATGAATCAGgaaaagggagccgaagccggattcttgatgcaacgaggtaaTCAGTCAGCTCCTCAGCCGCAGTAA